One genomic region from Spirulina subsalsa PCC 9445 encodes:
- a CDS encoding photosystem I reaction center subunit VIII — MTGAYAASYLPWILIPLVCWLMPAVVMGLLFIHIESDA, encoded by the coding sequence ATGACAGGCGCATACGCAGCTTCTTACCTGCCTTGGATTCTGATTCCCCTCGTCTGCTGGCTCATGCCTGCTGTAGTGATGGGTTTACTCTTCATCCACATTGAAAGTGATGCCTAA